A window of Pseudomonas mucidolens contains these coding sequences:
- a CDS encoding response regulator transcription factor encodes MPNILLVEDDAALSELIASYLERNGYQVSVLSRGDHVRERARLNPPDLVILDLMLPGLDGLQVCRLLRADSACLPILMLTARDDSHDQVLGLEMGADDYVTKPCEPRVLLARVRTLLRRSSLTDPQVANDQIVVGNLCIDLSERAVSWRGQPVELSSGEYNLLVVLARHAGEVLSRDQILQRLRGIEFNGTDRSVDVAISKLRRKFDDHAGEARKIKTVWGKGYLFSRSEWEC; translated from the coding sequence ATGCCCAACATCCTCCTGGTCGAAGACGACGCCGCACTTTCCGAGTTGATTGCCAGTTACCTGGAGCGCAACGGCTATCAGGTCAGTGTGCTCAGTCGCGGCGATCACGTGCGGGAGCGCGCCAGGCTGAACCCGCCGGACCTGGTGATCCTTGACCTGATGTTGCCGGGCCTCGACGGCCTGCAAGTGTGCCGGTTGCTGCGGGCCGACTCGGCGTGCCTGCCGATCCTGATGCTCACGGCGCGTGATGACAGTCACGATCAGGTGCTGGGCCTGGAAATGGGCGCCGACGACTACGTGACCAAACCCTGCGAGCCGCGGGTGCTGCTGGCACGGGTGCGAACCTTGCTGCGGCGCAGCAGCCTCACCGACCCCCAGGTGGCCAACGACCAGATTGTGGTCGGCAACCTGTGCATCGACCTGTCAGAGCGTGCCGTCAGTTGGCGCGGCCAGCCCGTGGAGTTGTCCAGCGGCGAATATAATCTGCTGGTGGTCCTGGCGCGCCACGCCGGCGAAGTCCTCAGCCGCGACCAGATCCTGCAGCGCCTGCGCGGCATCGAGTTCAATGGCACCGATCGCTCGGTGGATGTGGCCATTTCCAAGTTGCGCCGCAAGTTCGACGACCATGCCGGCGAGGCGCGCAAAATCAAGACGGTCTGGGGCAAGGGCTACCTGTTCAGCCGCTCCGAGTGGGAATGCTGA